A genomic region of Peptoniphilus sp. ING2-D1G contains the following coding sequences:
- a CDS encoding NA+/H+ antiporter NHAC (This family includes integral membrane proteins, some of which are NA+/H+ antiporters; High confidence in function and specificity) gives MFELIIIALFSLILLYFVLMGYSVIYALLIGFLIFCFYGIKKGNTIFEISKMAYEGFLQMTNILKVFMLIGIITATWKSSGTIAYIIVKSSALITPELFIPVTFILCSILSMLIGTSFGTAATMGVICISMARAMGINDTIVAGAVLSGVFYGDRFSPMSTSALLVSEISGTNLFENLKLMFKTSIVPTILTLIFYYIIGLRAGSSSVDYKTINLLKDNFNLETVMILPALVIVVLSLFKVDVKKTMSVSIVCAILLSYFFQDLSAGQILKFSIFGYESTNEHINALFKGGGMVSMINVSIIIMIASTYSGIFEGTGLLENIKSAIYKLSERTFDFFAVLVTGIITSMIACNQSLATVLNYRLCKGITDDQKLAIFIENSSILISGMIPWSIASAVPLSTLKADKSAILFAFYLYILPLYTLLVEYINSKKTTD, from the coding sequence ATGTTTGAGTTAATTATAATTGCACTTTTTTCCTTGATACTGCTCTATTTTGTGTTGATGGGTTACAGTGTGATCTATGCGCTTTTGATAGGATTTTTAATCTTTTGTTTTTATGGGATAAAAAAGGGAAATACAATTTTTGAAATTTCAAAAATGGCCTATGAGGGATTTTTGCAGATGACCAATATTCTAAAGGTATTTATGCTCATAGGAATAATCACCGCCACATGGAAATCCTCGGGAACCATAGCATACATAATAGTAAAAAGTTCTGCGCTTATCACTCCTGAGCTTTTTATTCCCGTTACTTTTATTTTGTGTTCCATCTTATCGATGTTAATAGGTACATCCTTCGGCACTGCAGCGACTATGGGTGTAATATGTATTTCCATGGCCAGAGCTATGGGAATAAATGATACAATAGTTGCAGGAGCTGTGTTAAGCGGAGTTTTTTATGGAGATAGATTTTCTCCTATGTCCACTTCTGCATTATTGGTCAGTGAAATAAGCGGAACAAATCTCTTTGAAAATTTGAAGCTTATGTTTAAAACTTCTATAGTACCTACAATTCTGACATTGATATTTTATTATATAATAGGATTAAGAGCGGGATCAAGTTCTGTGGACTATAAGACGATCAATCTGTTAAAGGATAATTTCAATTTAGAAACTGTAATGATACTTCCCGCCTTAGTAATAGTGGTTTTGTCCTTATTTAAAGTCGACGTAAAGAAGACCATGAGCGTATCTATAGTCTGTGCAATCCTGTTGTCATATTTTTTTCAGGATTTAAGTGCAGGACAAATACTTAAATTTTCAATTTTCGGTTATGAATCAACCAATGAACATATAAACGCGCTCTTTAAGGGCGGAGGAATGGTATCAATGATAAATGTTTCTATAATCATCATGATAGCTTCCACCTACTCGGGGATATTTGAAGGAACGGGACTTTTAGAAAATATTAAGTCGGCGATATACAAATTATCCGAAAGGACTTTTGATTTTTTTGCCGTGCTTGTTACAGGAATTATAACCAGTATGATAGCGTGCAATCAATCTCTGGCTACAGTTTTAAATTACCGACTTTGCAAGGGGATAACAGATGATCAGAAATTGGCGATATTTATAGAAAATTCTTCGATATTGATATCGGGAATGATACCGTGGTCCATCGCATCAGCTGTGCCCTTAAGCACTTTAAAAGCGGATAAATCGGCTATACTGTTTGCCTTTTATTTATACATCCTTCCGCTTTACACTTTGTTGGTGGAATATATAAATAGTAAAAAAACAACAGATTAG
- a CDS encoding putative membrane protein (Hypothetical protein) has translation MKGINKKLALIFILSAAVPIFFQILFRNQSVKDNLILYMVFWVLINYLFFGTIADMLKNYYIIFTLKGIKINAVPYAINIFLYALFIVFSNGYFVQQLYIPDNVSLNSLVSVEVALIILFGFLINLYLGAFPQAQEKENSLVYTISSKNSFRNGKDRYGTVVGSFEEGIVLGTLIVFFNDITNVYTNKKKDSVVIKAKGAVKNFLISVGTQRSKDKLISIIDDAVAENKLDNKKVNIAFDVKS, from the coding sequence ATGAAAGGCATAAATAAAAAACTTGCACTGATTTTTATATTATCGGCAGCTGTTCCGATATTTTTCCAAATTCTCTTTAGAAACCAAAGCGTCAAGGACAATCTGATTTTATATATGGTCTTTTGGGTGTTGATCAACTATCTGTTCTTTGGGACTATTGCAGATATGCTCAAAAACTACTACATAATCTTCACCTTAAAGGGCATAAAAATAAATGCAGTTCCTTATGCAATAAACATATTTTTATATGCATTATTTATAGTTTTCTCCAACGGATACTTTGTACAACAGCTCTATATACCTGATAATGTCTCGCTGAATTCATTGGTATCTGTAGAAGTCGCTTTGATAATACTCTTCGGATTTTTAATTAATTTGTACCTGGGAGCATTCCCTCAAGCGCAGGAAAAAGAAAATTCCCTTGTATACACAATTTCTTCCAAAAATTCCTTTAGAAACGGCAAAGACAGATATGGAACAGTTGTGGGAAGTTTTGAAGAGGGTATAGTTTTAGGCACATTAATCGTATTCTTCAATGATATCACAAACGTCTATACCAATAAGAAAAAGGATTCTGTGGTCATAAAGGCAAAGGGTGCCGTCAAGAACTTTTTAATTTCCGTAGGAACTCAGAGAAGTAAGGACAAACTCATTTCTATAATCGATGATGCTGTTGCTGAAAATAAGTTGGATAATAAAAAAGTCAATATTGCCTTTGATGTGAAATCATAA
- a CDS encoding nitro/flavin reductase (Nitroreductases are a family of evolutionarily related proteins involved in the reduction of nitrogen-containing compounds, including those containing the nitro functional group. Members of this family utilise FMN as a cofactor and are often found to be homodimers; High confidence in function and specificity) → MNETLKLFEEHKTIRKFKKERIKKEELQAIFQAYRRSPTSLGLQESTIIHITDQKLKDEITKISEQEYVADVPELLVFVADIYRGRRVAEEKGYENLKDPSVEMLIQGFTDSIIGAQSISVAAESLGLGVVYLGSVLKDYERLIELLKLPKYTFPVIGMGIGYPDQQPQLKPKMSMEFRCFENEYKSLENYVDKFKDFDAEMNNYYDTRDENRRSDTFTNQLSKFYDSISNRESKVVEVLRKQGFRI, encoded by the coding sequence TTGAACGAAACATTGAAACTATTTGAAGAGCATAAGACAATAAGAAAGTTTAAAAAGGAAAGAATAAAAAAAGAAGAACTTCAAGCGATTTTCCAAGCTTACAGAAGATCTCCCACTTCCTTGGGACTTCAAGAATCGACCATAATTCATATTACAGATCAAAAACTCAAAGATGAAATCACAAAAATATCGGAACAGGAATATGTAGCGGATGTTCCAGAACTTTTGGTGTTTGTAGCGGATATTTACAGAGGAAGAAGAGTCGCAGAAGAAAAAGGCTATGAAAATTTAAAGGATCCTTCCGTTGAAATGCTTATTCAAGGATTTACAGATTCAATTATAGGAGCGCAAAGCATAAGCGTTGCAGCGGAAAGTTTAGGACTTGGAGTCGTGTACTTAGGTTCTGTGCTCAAAGACTATGAAAGACTTATAGAGCTTTTGAAATTGCCGAAATATACATTTCCGGTAATTGGAATGGGTATCGGATATCCTGATCAACAACCTCAACTTAAACCTAAGATGAGCATGGAATTCAGATGCTTTGAAAATGAGTACAAATCCCTTGAAAACTATGTTGATAAATTTAAGGATTTCGATGCTGAAATGAACAACTATTATGATACAAGAGATGAGAACAGAAGATCAGATACCTTCACAAATCAATTATCTAAGTTTTACGATTCAATTTCCAATAGAGAAAGCAAGGTTGTCGAAGTTTTAAGGAAACAGGGATTTAGAATATAA
- the hisS gene encoding Histidine-tRNA ligase (ATP + L-histidine + tRNA(His) = AMP + diphosphate + L-histidyl-tRNA(His); High confidence in function and specificity) encodes MSEIVKPSTLPGFMELLPKDQILFNEMMDTIRKNFENHGFLPIDTPVIERSEVLLAKGGGETEKQIYRFQKGDTDMSLRFDLTVPLARYTVEHFNDLSFPFRRYHIGKVYRGEKAQKGRFREFYQCDIDTIGNEKLDISNDAEFPVVIYHTFKDLGFDEFAVKINNRKVLKGFFSYLGIEDSANVLRTVDKIDKIGQESVLQELIEEGIGEENADKILDFILIEGTNDEIFAKLESLNIENEIFEEGFEELKTVIEYIKDYDIPEANYKVDLKIARGLDYYTGTVYETILDNYPEIGSVCSGGRYENLASYYTERKLPGVGLSIGLSRLYYQLTQAKIVEAKKQSLIDLIVIPMDEYIHEGIRLVSKLRKKGVKSIAYTEKSKLGKKFKYADALEIPYTIVVGEDEVKSNKYTLKNMKSGEQDLFDVDEIVEKLSKI; translated from the coding sequence ATGAGCGAAATTGTAAAACCGTCAACTCTTCCTGGATTTATGGAACTGTTGCCAAAGGATCAAATACTTTTTAATGAAATGATGGATACAATAAGGAAAAATTTTGAAAATCACGGATTTTTGCCCATTGACACACCTGTTATTGAAAGAAGCGAAGTGCTTTTGGCAAAGGGTGGCGGCGAAACTGAAAAACAAATCTACAGATTTCAAAAGGGAGATACGGATATGTCCTTGAGATTTGACTTGACTGTACCTCTTGCAAGATACACTGTAGAGCATTTTAATGATTTGTCTTTTCCATTTAGAAGATATCACATTGGGAAGGTATATAGAGGCGAAAAGGCTCAAAAGGGAAGATTCAGAGAGTTCTATCAATGCGATATAGACACCATAGGAAATGAAAAACTTGATATTTCAAATGATGCTGAATTTCCCGTGGTAATATATCATACGTTTAAGGATTTAGGGTTTGATGAATTTGCCGTAAAAATCAATAACAGAAAGGTTTTAAAGGGGTTCTTTTCATACCTTGGCATAGAAGATTCGGCAAATGTGCTCAGAACAGTGGATAAGATTGATAAAATCGGACAGGAAAGTGTACTTCAAGAGTTGATTGAAGAAGGTATAGGCGAAGAAAATGCGGATAAAATCCTGGATTTCATTTTAATAGAAGGAACCAATGACGAAATTTTTGCAAAACTGGAATCACTTAATATAGAAAATGAAATATTTGAAGAAGGATTTGAAGAATTAAAAACCGTAATAGAATATATTAAAGATTACGACATTCCGGAAGCCAATTACAAAGTTGATTTAAAAATAGCCAGAGGCTTAGATTACTACACGGGCACCGTTTATGAAACTATTCTGGATAACTATCCGGAAATCGGCTCAGTATGTTCAGGAGGCAGATATGAAAACCTTGCAAGCTACTATACTGAAAGGAAACTTCCCGGGGTAGGTCTTTCCATAGGCCTTTCAAGACTTTATTATCAACTCACTCAGGCAAAAATTGTTGAAGCTAAAAAACAGAGTCTTATCGATTTGATAGTAATCCCCATGGACGAATATATCCACGAAGGAATAAGACTCGTTTCCAAACTCAGAAAAAAAGGTGTAAAGAGCATAGCATACACTGAGAAAAGCAAACTGGGCAAAAAATTCAAATATGCCGATGCTTTGGAAATTCCCTATACTATAGTAGTGGGAGAAGATGAAGTGAAATCGAATAAATACACCTTGAAAAACATGAAGAGCGGGGAACAGGATTTATTTGATGTTGATGAAATAGTTGAAAAGTTAAGTAAAATATAA
- the hisC gene encoding Histidinol-phosphate aminotransferase (L-histidinol phosphate + 2-oxoglutarate = 3-(imidazol-4-yl)-2-oxopropyl phosphate + L-glutamate; High confidence in function and specificity), translating into MIKPREPIFNVTPYVPGKPSEQVKKEFNLDKVVKLASNENPIGTSQKVIDALIEYIKTGVNIYPDGSSIEIRKQIAEHFDLKPENILMSNGADDALGVIAQTFLEEGDEVLISEYSFARYGDNSKIMGATIREIPMKDFRFNLEAMKEAINEKTKLIWICNPNNPTGTMLTENEVIPFIESVPENILIVYDAAYGEYVTSDKYPKDSIHFFQRYPNVLTVKTFSKIYGLAGLRVGYVVSTPEINDFLNRTRQPFNCNALSQLAAGVALEDEDFIKKVYEVNKEGKEYLYGLFAELNLPYVESEANHIFFETPGIPSQDLFHALEKEGVIVRPQKNSYTRLTIGTTEENKFFAEKLKKVLGELK; encoded by the coding sequence ATGATTAAACCGCGCGAGCCTATATTTAACGTAACTCCATATGTCCCGGGAAAACCATCTGAACAAGTTAAGAAGGAATTTAACCTGGACAAAGTAGTGAAACTTGCATCAAATGAAAACCCCATCGGAACAAGCCAAAAAGTAATAGATGCACTTATAGAATACATTAAAACAGGGGTAAATATTTATCCTGATGGAAGTTCCATTGAAATCAGAAAACAAATCGCTGAACATTTTGACTTGAAACCCGAAAATATCCTCATGTCAAACGGCGCAGATGATGCCCTTGGAGTAATTGCTCAAACCTTCCTTGAAGAAGGAGATGAAGTTCTGATTTCAGAATATTCCTTCGCAAGATATGGCGACAATTCAAAAATAATGGGAGCTACTATAAGAGAAATACCCATGAAGGACTTCAGATTTAATCTTGAGGCAATGAAGGAAGCGATAAATGAAAAAACAAAACTCATCTGGATTTGCAATCCGAATAACCCCACAGGAACAATGCTCACTGAAAATGAAGTAATTCCCTTTATCGAAAGCGTTCCTGAAAACATCCTGATAGTCTATGATGCAGCTTATGGAGAATATGTGACCTCAGATAAATATCCGAAGGATAGCATTCACTTCTTCCAAAGATATCCCAACGTATTGACTGTAAAAACTTTTTCAAAAATATACGGACTTGCAGGACTTAGGGTCGGCTATGTAGTTTCCACTCCTGAGATCAACGACTTTTTAAACAGAACAAGACAACCCTTCAACTGCAATGCACTTTCACAATTGGCTGCAGGAGTTGCCCTTGAAGATGAGGATTTTATAAAAAAAGTTTACGAAGTTAATAAAGAAGGTAAAGAGTATCTATATGGATTATTTGCAGAACTGAACCTACCCTATGTAGAGAGCGAAGCAAACCATATTTTCTTTGAAACTCCGGGAATTCCATCACAAGATCTGTTCCATGCCCTTGAAAAAGAAGGCGTGATAGTAAGACCTCAAAAAAATTCCTACACAAGGCTTACAATAGGTACCACGGAAGAAAATAAATTCTTTGCCGAAAAACTTAAAAAAGTTTTGGGTGAACTTAAATAA
- a CDS encoding guanylate kinase (Guanylate kinase, also called GMP kinase, is essential for recycling GMP and indirectly, cGMP. This enzyme transfers a phosphate from ATP to GMP, yielding ADP and GDP. Guanylate kinase is a highly conserved monomer and is important for the activation of various antiviral drugs; High confidence in function and specificity): MIYLFAGRSGSGKTTQANILKKQPNFYKITTYTTRGKRKGEIENVDYHFISKEDFFNLKEENFFIGAAEFAGNYYGISKKDLEKYANSSKNIILVLELEGIKEIKKNFKNAICIYLYLKEEEMVKRMKARGDSDEKIKNRLANLQDFAPYSDYIIDASKGVDEIAKEIMDIVCKLSIKS; encoded by the coding sequence ATGATCTATTTATTTGCAGGCAGATCCGGCTCCGGAAAAACAACTCAAGCGAATATATTAAAAAAACAACCCAACTTCTATAAAATAACCACCTATACTACCAGAGGTAAACGAAAAGGTGAAATCGAAAATGTGGATTACCATTTTATTTCCAAGGAAGATTTTTTTAATTTGAAAGAAGAGAATTTTTTCATAGGAGCAGCGGAATTTGCCGGAAATTATTACGGAATATCAAAAAAAGATTTGGAAAAATACGCTAATAGCTCAAAAAATATAATACTGGTGTTGGAGCTTGAGGGGATAAAGGAAATAAAAAAGAACTTTAAAAATGCCATCTGCATTTATCTTTATTTAAAAGAAGAAGAAATGGTCAAGAGAATGAAAGCAAGAGGAGACAGTGACGAAAAAATAAAAAACAGGCTTGCAAATCTGCAAGACTTCGCCCCCTACTCCGATTACATAATAGACGCATCGAAAGGCGTAGATGAAATCGCAAAGGAAATAATGGATATTGTATGCAAATTATCCATTAAATCGTAA
- the garR gene encoding 2-hydroxy-3-oxopropionate reductase (D-glycerate + NAD(P)+ = 2-hydroxy-3-oxopropanoate + NAD(P)H; High confidence in function and specificity) — MKVGFIGLGIMGKPMAKNLIKANYELTIYARNINTVDEFRKLGVNIADNCKEVAEQSEAIILMLPNSPDVEDVLSGQKGLMEGLSAGKVVIDMSSINPAESQRFAELVSVKGTEWLDAPVSGGEPKAIDGTISVMVGGKEAVFNKYYDLIKSMAADVVRVGDLGAGNTAKLCNQIIVALNIAAVSEAFVLAKKAGVDPAVVYKAIRGGLAGSAVMDAKGPMMMEGNFKPGFRLDLHIKDLQNALDISHLAEVSLPLTASIMEIMQSLRTYHLQKYDHSAIIKYYEKMNNITIGNNLD, encoded by the coding sequence ATGAAAGTAGGATTTATAGGATTGGGGATTATGGGAAAACCTATGGCTAAAAATTTAATAAAAGCGAATTATGAACTTACAATTTATGCCAGAAACATCAATACAGTTGATGAGTTTAGGAAATTAGGAGTAAATATTGCCGATAATTGTAAAGAGGTAGCAGAACAATCTGAAGCTATAATATTGATGCTTCCGAACTCTCCTGATGTAGAAGATGTTTTGTCGGGGCAAAAGGGATTAATGGAAGGTTTATCCGCAGGTAAGGTCGTCATAGATATGAGCTCAATAAATCCTGCAGAATCTCAAAGATTTGCTGAACTTGTTTCTGTGAAGGGAACTGAATGGTTGGATGCTCCGGTTTCCGGAGGAGAACCGAAGGCAATTGACGGCACTATTTCTGTAATGGTCGGCGGCAAGGAAGCAGTTTTCAATAAATATTATGACCTCATAAAATCCATGGCAGCAGATGTAGTAAGAGTTGGAGATTTGGGAGCGGGAAATACGGCCAAATTATGCAATCAAATTATTGTGGCTTTAAATATTGCGGCGGTAAGTGAAGCCTTTGTATTGGCAAAAAAAGCCGGTGTCGATCCTGCAGTTGTATATAAAGCGATAAGGGGCGGACTTGCCGGATCTGCTGTAATGGATGCAAAGGGACCGATGATGATGGAGGGAAATTTCAAACCGGGATTTAGATTGGATTTGCACATCAAAGATTTACAAAATGCTCTGGATATATCTCACCTTGCCGAAGTTTCATTGCCGCTTACTGCTTCTATTATGGAAATAATGCAATCTTTGAGAACATACCATTTACAAAAATACGATCATTCTGCCATAATAAAATACTATGAAAAAATGAACAATATAACTATAGGTAATAATTTAGATTAA
- a CDS encoding Hypothetical protein (Family membership), whose amino-acid sequence MKKFKALSLSIILVFLMSGTIFAQNVVKSDQNMVILPNIKYYADQRLFGYNIDGENYFSLRSMEWNLMHEGKSYISLDYSSEEDKVYIKKGGEVAAYTKDDSHMFNLPSYPEKVLEKNVSINFEGKDYQLKGYNIDDRNYVKLRDLSKVLNFSVDYDYINRNIILNLEEPYKEALSEEQFAQENRAEYEKIKAFIEDLTAGLEEESANFKSDLKNPDFEKYKGYRDKLWELKKAVTAQVYSPDGKQPETVVDFNYYIDLLNGLKEASMNANELVYIYETSQKTGYLSNYTGDYVDNLLKNLDQIEEELAKYESFYN is encoded by the coding sequence ATGAAAAAATTTAAGGCATTGAGTTTATCGATTATATTAGTATTTTTGATGAGCGGAACTATTTTTGCACAAAATGTTGTAAAAAGCGATCAAAATATGGTTATTTTACCCAATATAAAGTATTATGCGGACCAGAGATTATTCGGATACAATATAGATGGAGAAAATTATTTTTCTTTGAGATCCATGGAATGGAATTTAATGCATGAAGGCAAATCCTACATAAGTTTGGATTATTCATCGGAAGAAGACAAGGTATACATAAAAAAAGGCGGCGAAGTGGCTGCCTATACAAAGGATGATTCCCATATGTTCAATCTTCCTTCATATCCGGAGAAGGTGTTGGAAAAGAATGTGAGCATAAACTTCGAAGGCAAAGATTATCAGCTTAAGGGATACAATATTGACGACAGAAATTATGTAAAACTGAGAGATTTGTCGAAAGTGCTGAATTTTTCTGTGGATTATGACTACATAAACAGAAATATAATCTTAAACTTAGAAGAACCCTATAAAGAAGCCTTGAGCGAAGAGCAATTTGCACAGGAAAATAGAGCGGAATATGAAAAAATAAAAGCTTTTATTGAAGATTTGACAGCGGGACTTGAAGAAGAGTCGGCGAATTTTAAATCTGATTTAAAAAATCCGGATTTTGAAAAATATAAAGGATACAGAGATAAGTTGTGGGAATTAAAAAAAGCTGTGACTGCTCAAGTTTACAGTCCTGATGGGAAACAACCTGAAACTGTAGTTGATTTTAATTACTATATAGATCTTTTAAATGGTTTGAAAGAAGCATCAATGAATGCCAATGAACTTGTATATATTTATGAAACATCACAAAAAACAGGTTATTTGTCCAATTACACGGGGGATTATGTTGACAATTTATTGAAAAACTTAGATCAAATTGAAGAGGAACTTGCGAAATATGAAAGCTTTTATAACTAA
- a CDS encoding Diacylglycerol kinase family enzyme (Diacylglycerol (DAG) is a second messenger that acts as a protein kinase C activator. The catalytic domain is assumed from the finding of bacterial homologues. YegS is the Escherichia coli protein in this family whose crystal structure reveals an active site in the inter-domain cleft formed by four conserved sequence motifs, revealing a novel metal-binding site. The residues of this site are conserved across the family; High confidence in function and specificity), producing the protein MKKIMLIINPNSGDQNSEDFENILVDKLKEYFDEVYSMITKKPRDAEKFAKRASEEKYDAICSVGGDGTVNEIIQGIYKQNHLPKLAIIPGGTGNLLSKHLGIAQNKEDAIEEFEFNKTKKIDIGVCNGRCFSLFASIGSVSEAVHEVSSEEKEKFGMLTYVKKSIEKLSENKYFNLKVETDAGSYEGHVDHLLISLSNKLGSLEFTSENKSMSSGKANVLILKGEGLLDRVSQAKSAIEGEIEKNEDVENFIASNIKISSLDESDIKTDIDGEEGPALPVEIEIFQEKVEVYLPR; encoded by the coding sequence ATGAAGAAAATAATGTTAATTATAAATCCAAATTCAGGCGACCAGAATTCTGAAGACTTTGAAAATATACTCGTAGATAAACTAAAAGAGTATTTTGATGAAGTCTACAGCATGATTACAAAAAAACCAAGAGATGCTGAAAAATTTGCCAAAAGGGCTTCAGAGGAAAAATATGATGCCATTTGTTCTGTTGGAGGAGATGGGACGGTAAATGAAATTATTCAAGGAATTTACAAACAAAATCACTTGCCGAAACTTGCCATAATTCCCGGAGGAACCGGAAATCTTCTCTCTAAACATCTGGGAATTGCTCAGAACAAAGAAGATGCCATTGAAGAATTTGAATTCAACAAAACTAAAAAAATAGACATAGGCGTGTGTAATGGAAGATGTTTTTCTCTTTTTGCAAGCATAGGTTCAGTTTCAGAAGCTGTTCACGAAGTTTCCTCTGAGGAAAAAGAAAAATTCGGAATGTTGACCTATGTTAAAAAATCCATTGAAAAATTATCGGAAAATAAATATTTTAATTTAAAGGTTGAGACGGATGCGGGCTCCTATGAAGGACATGTGGATCACTTGCTAATAAGCTTGTCAAATAAACTTGGGAGTTTAGAATTTACATCCGAAAACAAGTCCATGTCCAGCGGAAAAGCAAATGTGTTGATTTTAAAGGGAGAGGGACTTTTAGACAGAGTATCGCAGGCAAAGAGCGCTATCGAGGGCGAGATTGAAAAAAATGAAGATGTGGAAAATTTCATAGCATCAAATATAAAAATAAGTTCTTTAGACGAAAGCGATATTAAAACTGATATAGATGGTGAAGAAGGGCCGGCATTGCCCGTTGAAATAGAGATTTTTCAAGAAAAAGTGGAAGTTTATCTACCAAGATGA
- a CDS encoding Glutamate racemase (This family contains aspartate racemase, maleate isomerasesglutamate racemase, hydantoin racemase and arylmalonate decarboxylase; Family membership): MNFSDKRPIGIFDSGVGGLGILRELIKSFPTEDFIYLADTARMPYGEKDVSDITAYTIESFEKLKKLNVKAAVLASNTSASYCLDEIKSLFDFPTLAVIGAAALDSAMVTHNKNILIFATNATAKSDAFQSAIKKVDSKVNVKIRGCSELVNIVESGKGESEESYEILNKYLEFKDFDYDTVLLGCTHLSFTKKNLDMALKKNNKNVKVIDPAKSISKDLKRMIEGLRIESCGKDQKISFYVSGNVQNFKRIISKLLDEPEENLDVKSFEVKG, translated from the coding sequence ATGAATTTTTCAGATAAGAGGCCTATAGGAATATTTGATAGTGGAGTTGGGGGCTTGGGTATTTTAAGAGAACTTATAAAATCTTTTCCTACGGAAGATTTTATATATCTTGCAGATACGGCGAGAATGCCCTATGGAGAAAAGGATGTAAGCGATATAACAGCATATACCATAGAGTCTTTTGAAAAGTTGAAAAAACTAAATGTGAAGGCGGCTGTTTTAGCAAGTAATACCTCTGCAAGCTATTGCTTAGATGAAATCAAGAGCCTTTTTGATTTTCCGACCCTTGCAGTAATAGGAGCCGCAGCGCTGGATAGCGCTATGGTAACACATAACAAAAACATATTGATATTTGCAACTAATGCTACTGCAAAGAGTGATGCTTTCCAAAGTGCTATAAAAAAAGTGGATTCAAAGGTCAATGTGAAAATAAGGGGTTGTTCTGAGCTGGTAAATATCGTAGAGTCCGGAAAGGGAGAAAGTGAAGAAAGCTATGAAATTTTAAATAAATATTTAGAATTTAAGGATTTTGATTATGATACTGTATTACTTGGATGTACTCATTTGTCCTTCACAAAGAAAAATCTTGACATGGCTTTGAAAAAAAACAACAAGAATGTAAAGGTTATTGATCCTGCAAAATCAATATCCAAAGACCTTAAAAGAATGATAGAGGGCCTTAGAATAGAATCTTGTGGAAAAGACCAGAAAATCAGTTTTTATGTATCAGGAAATGTGCAAAACTTTAAAAGAATAATTTCAAAGCTTTTAGATGAACCTGAGGAAAATTTGGATGTTAAAAGTTTTGAAGTCAAAGGGTAA